A region of the Desulfonatronovibrio hydrogenovorans DSM 9292 genome:
GCATCAAATAGTTGCGGATCTGGCTGATCAGGAAACATACCTGGCGTCCGAGGCAACCATGTACCGCATCCTTCGGGAAGAAGGTCAAAACACCCACAGGCAGCCTTCAAAGCCTAAGAGACACAACAGGCCTGAAGAACTGACAGCTGCTGAGCCCAATCAGGTCTGGACCTGGGACATTACATATCTGCCGGGCCCGGTTAGAGGAGTGTTCTTTTATCTGTACATGATCATTGATCTCTACAGCAGAAAGATCATCACCTGGCAGATACACACCCGTGAAGGATCCACTCTGGCCGGAGGCTTGATCAGCGAAGGATGCTATCTGGAAAACATAACCAGAGACCAACTGGTCCTACACTCTGACAACGGTGCTCCCATGAAGGGAGCAACCATGCTGGCCACTTTGCAGCAGCTGGGTGTAATGCCGTCCTTCTCAAGGCCTGGCGTAAGCAATGACAATGCCCATTCAGAAGCCTTATACAAGACTCTGAAATATCGCCCCTGGTATCCTCAAAAGCCTTTTAAAAGCTTAAGTGATGCCAGAACCTGGGTCGAGGGTTTTGTACAGTGGTATAATCATGAGCATCGTCACAGCAGCCTGGCGTATGTAACCCCCAATGATCGGCACACAGGCAGGGACAAAGAAATCCTGGCCAGACGACGAGTTGTTTATCAAAGAGCAAAAATGAAAAACCCGGAACGGTGGTCAGGTCAGATCAGGAAATGGTCTGCACCTTCTGAAGTCACACTGAATAAAAAAAGAACCTCTAATACAGAAAAAATTGCGGCCTAAAGGCGACATCTTTCTTGAAACTTACCGGACTGGTAAGTTCTTGCTGATGTAAAATAGCATAAATGAGGGTTCGGGTTGGTTAGGGGGCGGAAATAATCAACCCATTGATTTAATTGCATAAAGAGCCTTTACAAAGTCTAAAATTGATCTTAGAATGCCCTTTTCAATGCTTAAAAACAAGTTATAAGCAATCATGCCCAGAGCCAGCAGATATGAGTACTGGAGTTAGGATGTGGCTTATGTAATTAGCCTGTTGAATCGATATGAAATCCAAAGAAATATCAATATTAATGTTCGACGCCGCCTATCCTCCACCAATACTTGGAGGCAAAGAGAAACAGGCTCATTTGCTTGCTAAAGAATTGTCAAGGCAGGGTGTTGATTGCAAGGCACTTTCATATAAACATAGTGGCAACTCATCTGAAGACCATGAAGGTATCTTAGTAGACAGAGTATCCCCTGGTATTTGGGCTGTTCCGAATTTATTCTTGAGGCTGGTAGCCCTTCGCCGAAAATTCAAAATCCTGCATATCCATACGCCAAGCAGAATAGGAAAAATAATGGTTTTGCTCGGATTTTTATTAGGTTACCGTATTGTTTTCAAATTTCCAAATGAACATCTCCTAAACAGCAAGCATTTCATCGACAGAACAGTGTGGACAATGCTGTGCTGGTTGGTTGACCTGTGTGTGGTTCTTGAAGAAGACACAAAAAATAAGCTTATAGACAAAGGTGTTAACAAGAAGAATATCTTTTTTGTTGCTAATGGTGTTGAGATGTCGCAATGTAAGGGTATTTCTGAAAGCAAAAAGCAGATAGAATTGATTTATGTAGGTCGGCTTGTGCCTCAGAAAGCTTGCGACCAACTGATCAAGGCTTGTAAGATATTGCGGAAGAAAAATATAAATTTTTCACTCAAGATTATTGGTGATGGACCGCTGAAAAATGAGATGGTCCACTTGGTTTATGATTTAAATTTGGGGGAACAGGTTTATTTTGTTGGTTACAGCAACAATCCGCTTGCATATATGGAAAGGAGTGACATTTTGGTACTTCCTTCGTTGCATGAAGGCATGCCCAACGCCCTTCTTGAGGCAATATCCATAGGCTTGCCTATTGTATCCACTGATGTGGGCGCAGTTAGAAAGCAGGTCGGATCTTTCGGTGAACAGTTTTTGTGCAAGCCTGATGATCCGGAATGTCTGGCTGAAAAAATTTATCTCTTAGCTGGTGACCCTTTTTTAAGGAAGGAATATAGCAAGTATCTGTACAAACGGGGGGGGGAAATGTTTTCCATACAAGCTATTGCCAAACAATACATAGAAAAATACAAGAAGCTTTAAATACTGTCTCAAATTAACTTAACAGGCTGTTGAAAATCTCCCAATTGCTTCGTCGCTACAAAAAGTTCAAACTCTTACGTATAGATAAATACTCTGCGACCTTGAACTTTTTTTGCTCCTTGTACTTGGAGTTTTTGAACAGCCTGCCTGATAAGGACTTTTTCAACATACTGTTAACCTGCCAATGAAAATCACAAAGCAAACGTTAATACTTTTTATTGTATCGCCACTTTTTTTCTTATGGTCATATTTTCTACTAACGCATTATACTCGTGGTGACCAGGGTCACTATTGGAGATTTTATCAGTCCTTACAAGGTGCACCACTTAGCGACCTAATGTCTTTAGCAATGAGCTATGTATCAAGTTGTGAACCTGTTATAGCAATTGTCTTATGGGTGGGAGCAAACCTCGGGATAGAAAAAAACATATACATATCAATGTTTAATGTTTTGTTTTTTTGTGGGATTATTCTTTTGCTTAAAAAATACAAAGTGCCGTGGTATATATATTTTTTTATCTTTACAAACTTTTATTTTATTGTGTTGATGACAGCTGCGGAGCGTCTTAAATTTGCCTATATTTTACTTACATATTCTGCACTTTTTTCAACTAAAAAAGCTTTTTTTTGGGCCTTGCTATCTCCGCTAGCGCATCTACAGTCTTTTATACTTTTGGCAAGCGCTGGAATGGCAAAATACAGCGAGTCCATAAAAATGCTTATAGTCAGGTTTCGGATACGAAAAATGGACTTTCTATCCCTAACTATTGCCCTGATCCTATCAGGAATTTGTCTTTTCTTTCTATGGGAAGGGGTTTTTAGAAAAGCTTTATGGTATACTGAACGTTATGGGGGACTATCGGAATTAGTAAGTGTGTTTATTCTATTGGTTGCAACTATGACTGCAACAAAAAATCGTTTTCGTGTGCTGATAGCATTTATTCCAATTATCGTCACAATTTATTTTTTGGGTGGGATGCGGGTGAATATGATTGCCGTTACCATTTTTTTCTATTTGATGCTGATCGAAGGTCGCCTCACTCATCCTGTAGCGATATGCTTGCTCATGTATTTCTCCGTAAAATCCATTCCCTTCGTCTACAACATAATAACTTACGGCAGTGGGTTTGCTGGATTTCTTTTTTAAAAATAATCAATATGACTATTGCTCATTCTTGTGGCACAGAGGGCAATGACCAATAAAAAGATTTAGAGATGGATTAGAATTCCGATTTATTAAAATGAAAATTCTCTTTAACTGCACAACAAATATAGTCGGAGGAGGAATCCAGACTGCGGCCAACTTCATTGCCCAGGCTGTTGAGACATGCGATTTTAGCTGGTCAATAGCGTTCTCTCCTGAGGTTTATGGCCAATTAAACCACATAACTGTATCTAAATTAAAAGAGTATCGTGTCTTTGAAGATTCACCCGCCAAGTCCTTGAAAGCAAGAAAAGAACTTAAAAAGTTTGAAAGTAAAATATGTCCGGATATTGTTTATACCATGTCAGGTCCAGCATACGTTAAGTTTGATTCTTTGCATGTTCTGGGTTGTAGCAATGGATTTGTTTCTCATGCTGGATTGGAAGCCTTTTTTTGTGATGGTTTTTTTTCAGGCTTTAAAAGTATTGCTCATGTAGTATACCAGTCATTATCATTCAGGAAAGCTGACTACTGGATATTTCAAACCCGCTCTTCCTGTGAGGGGTTTGTTAGAAGACTGCGCGTTCAAAGAGAAAAAACTTTTGTTGTCCCCAACGCTTTAGGAAAGTCATTCAATAGAGATCAAATGTACAGAATGCCCAGCTATAAAAAGTCCAATCCTGTAATTCTGATCCCTGCAGCCCCTTATCCCCATAAAAATCTGAGCATAATTCCAGAAGTGGCATATAGGTTAGTTAATGAGTTTAGTCTTGATGACTTTGAATTCAGATTGACTTTAAATGAAAATAGTTATGCTTGGCAGAAAATAAAAGATAAAGCAGAAAAATTAAAACTGAATAACAAAATTAAGAATATTGGACCATTTAAGGTATCTCAAGCTTCTGATTTATATAGGCAGGCAAGAGTGATATTTTTACCCACCCTTTTAGAAACCTTCTCAGCTACATATATTGAAGCTATGTTTTCAGGAAGGCCAATTGTAACTTCTAACCGTAATTTTGCAAGGGATATTTGCCAAGAAGATGCTTTTTATGTGGACCCTAATGATCCTTCGTCCTGTGCGAACAAGCTTGTTTTGTGTCTGCAGGCAGATCCAAGTGTCGATAATATAGTTCTAAATGGTTTTAAAAGAGTTAAATCCTTTCCCGATTTAAAGCAAAGATACTCTATGATTCGTGATATTTTGAAAAAAATTCATGAAAAGAGTGTGCACTAAATTATGAATAAAGATAGTCATTTTATGTTACATGCCACGTTGTTATTGAGCATGAAGCTGTTGCACCAACCTTAGTCAAGTATAACCTTTTCTTTCTGCCTACCCGGGGCGAGAATTACGGTCATGCCATTTTTGAGTCTTTGGCGGTTGGCACGCCTGTCTTGATCAGCGACCAGACACCCTGGCGTGATCTGGACGATGCTGGTGTGGGATGGGTCAGGCAACTTGAGAAAATACAAGAATTTATTGATGTTATTGAGCATGTCTATTCTCAAACAAAAAATGAACATATTGAACAAAGAAACCTGGCAAAACAATATGCTCTCTCCATGATTTTATCTGGGGAAGCTCTGAAGCAAAACAAACTGTTGTTTGATGCATTATATCAACAGAAAAAATCAGTTGGAGTCAGCCATTCGTCATGTGCGGAATAATAGGTTTCTCCGGCTGGAATGCCGGCTCTCTTCCTTGTGCTTTCCAAAAAATTGCGCACCGCGGCCTTGATGATTCAGGGCTTTTATTTTTATCAAACAACGCGGATTGGGCTTGGACACAGCCGGTTGTCCATCCTGGACCTTTAGGCCAAAAAACTCATTCATAAGAAGTTGTATTTCGATGAACACACCAATACTTACGAGTTGGCGAGCACCCAAGACGGAATTAAGCATTCGGATAACGAGATGGTTATATACAGCTCCTGTACAGGAACAATATATTGAGCATCCACGAAGTCTGTGGTTACTCTGGAATTATCTAAAAAAAGTAGGGGCTCGTTCAGTAATCCAGAAACTCCGCTCTCGTTTTTCTGAAAATAAAAGAAATCAAAAGATTTTCGGGGTAGGTGTTGGCTTAATTTTGGAGTCACCTTCTTCATCAAATCTCGTTTCTGGAAATCATGTTCTTTTTTTTGCACCAAATCATCCTTCTGATACTGATATTCTCTGTATACATGAAGCGTTTGTTGTTGCGGTGAGCTTGGCATCTGACCAGAGCCTCCCATCTACAGAGAACTCACTTGGTTCTTGCGAGCTTCCTGATTTACTGTTGCAATATGTAGGGTGGTCTCCTTATTCTGGCCTTGAGATTGATGTTGAGAATATTCAGAAGACGCTTTTAATGCTTGAGCAGAAGTGTTCGTCAGCACTGAAAAAAGAAAATTGTAAATCTATTGGAAATTTGCAGATCACTGAGCAAATTAATGTGGACACACCAACCAAAGGTAAGCCTACAGCCGTACTCTTTGGCTTGGGAAACTATGCCAAGACCGCTATTATTCCCAATATTCGCTCTCACATTTCGTTGCAACGGGTTCATGAGATAGATCCGGATCAACTGGCTTTTTTTGGGAAAAAACCAAAAGTGAGCTTGGATACAGCACCACATCCAAGAATAGGTTTGACATTTGATGCCTGGTTTATCGCCGGATTTCACCACACTCATACAGATTTGGCCATTGCGGCTTTACGCCAATCAGCCTATGCGGTCATAGAAAAGCCCCTGGCCACAACGCGTTTGCAATATGAAAAATTTTCCAATGTTATGACTCAACTATCAAAGGCCCGTTTTTTCCTGTGCTTCCACAAGCGTTATTCCGAGCTGCACAGTTATGCAATGCATGACTTGGACAGTACTCCTGGTGATCCGGTGGATATGCATTGCATTGTCTACGAGATCCCGTTGCCTCGCCTGCACTGGTACAACTGGCCAAACAGTGGAAGTCGTTTGGTGTCCAATGGTTGTCATTGGCTTGATTATTTCATGTATGTAAATGGTTATTCCAACGCGATAGATTATCGTGTCTGGCGGCCACGCGGTTCAGACATTTCTGTTCAGGTCCGTCTTGAAAACGGTGCTTACCTATCTATGAGCTTGACAGACACTGGGAGTCAACGTCTTGGCGTCCGAGACCACATCGAGCTGCGCAAAGGAGGAGTGACCGTAAAAATGGTTGATGGAGCATATTACGAGGCGGAAAGTCGCACACGAGTTTTGAGGAAGAAAAAGGTTAACCCCTTAAACTCTTATGCTCAAATGTATAGGCATATTGGAAAGTCTATTGCTACTGGAGCTGACGGAGATAGTCTGGAAAGCCTTCGTTCATC
Encoded here:
- a CDS encoding IS3 family transposase gives rise to the protein MPTQKKKRILTLIDEACSSGARLKKACAITGLSPRTIQRWRSPEKLEDRRKESSQTPANKLSEMERQKILKTINSPAYRNLSPHQIVADLADQETYLASEATMYRILREEGQNTHRQPSKPKRHNRPEELTAAEPNQVWTWDITYLPGPVRGVFFYLYMIIDLYSRKIITWQIHTREGSTLAGGLISEGCYLENITRDQLVLHSDNGAPMKGATMLATLQQLGVMPSFSRPGVSNDNAHSEALYKTLKYRPWYPQKPFKSLSDARTWVEGFVQWYNHEHRHSSLAYVTPNDRHTGRDKEILARRRVVYQRAKMKNPERWSGQIRKWSAPSEVTLNKKRTSNTEKIAA
- a CDS encoding glycosyltransferase family 4 protein, translated to MKSKEISILMFDAAYPPPILGGKEKQAHLLAKELSRQGVDCKALSYKHSGNSSEDHEGILVDRVSPGIWAVPNLFLRLVALRRKFKILHIHTPSRIGKIMVLLGFLLGYRIVFKFPNEHLLNSKHFIDRTVWTMLCWLVDLCVVLEEDTKNKLIDKGVNKKNIFFVANGVEMSQCKGISESKKQIELIYVGRLVPQKACDQLIKACKILRKKNINFSLKIIGDGPLKNEMVHLVYDLNLGEQVYFVGYSNNPLAYMERSDILVLPSLHEGMPNALLEAISIGLPIVSTDVGAVRKQVGSFGEQFLCKPDDPECLAEKIYLLAGDPFLRKEYSKYLYKRGGEMFSIQAIAKQYIEKYKKL
- a CDS encoding glycosyltransferase: MKILFNCTTNIVGGGIQTAANFIAQAVETCDFSWSIAFSPEVYGQLNHITVSKLKEYRVFEDSPAKSLKARKELKKFESKICPDIVYTMSGPAYVKFDSLHVLGCSNGFVSHAGLEAFFCDGFFSGFKSIAHVVYQSLSFRKADYWIFQTRSSCEGFVRRLRVQREKTFVVPNALGKSFNRDQMYRMPSYKKSNPVILIPAAPYPHKNLSIIPEVAYRLVNEFSLDDFEFRLTLNENSYAWQKIKDKAEKLKLNNKIKNIGPFKVSQASDLYRQARVIFLPTLLETFSATYIEAMFSGRPIVTSNRNFARDICQEDAFYVDPNDPSSCANKLVLCLQADPSVDNIVLNGFKRVKSFPDLKQRYSMIRDILKKIHEKSVH
- a CDS encoding glycosyltransferase, with protein sequence MEHEAVAPTLVKYNLFFLPTRGENYGHAIFESLAVGTPVLISDQTPWRDLDDAGVGWVRQLEKIQEFIDVIEHVYSQTKNEHIEQRNLAKQYALSMILSGEALKQNKLLFDALYQQKKSVGVSHSSCAE
- a CDS encoding Gfo/Idh/MocA family oxidoreductase, yielding MNTPILTSWRAPKTELSIRITRWLYTAPVQEQYIEHPRSLWLLWNYLKKVGARSVIQKLRSRFSENKRNQKIFGVGVGLILESPSSSNLVSGNHVLFFAPNHPSDTDILCIHEAFVVAVSLASDQSLPSTENSLGSCELPDLLLQYVGWSPYSGLEIDVENIQKTLLMLEQKCSSALKKENCKSIGNLQITEQINVDTPTKGKPTAVLFGLGNYAKTAIIPNIRSHISLQRVHEIDPDQLAFFGKKPKVSLDTAPHPRIGLTFDAWFIAGFHHTHTDLAIAALRQSAYAVIEKPLATTRLQYEKFSNVMTQLSKARFFLCFHKRYSELHSYAMHDLDSTPGDPVDMHCIVYEIPLPRLHWYNWPNSGSRLVSNGCHWLDYFMYVNGYSNAIDYRVWRPRGSDISVQVRLENGAYLSMSLTDTGSQRLGVRDHIELRKGGVTVKMVDGAYYEAESRTRVLRKKKVNPLNSYAQMYRHIGKSIATGADGDSLESLRSSELTLILEDLIT